The DNA window CCCGCCAACATGAGCCTGGATCCCGAGTTCCAGAAGCTCAATCCGAACGTGCTGTCCGGCGACGTGGGTGCCGCGGCCTTGACAGCAATCTCCCCCGATTCGGATGTGATCTGGGAGCTGACCCGGTACATCGAGGCGGATCCCGTTGCTCGGGCCTGGCTGGACGGTGTGCCGGACGAGTACGGCATGGTGGTCAACCCGAAGTTTCGTGGTATCAAGCTGCCGTTCGAGACACTCCAACTCCTGGATGACTGGATCGTTCCGCCGACCAACGGCCTCACCCCGTGCGCCGACGACCAGCCGACGCAGTACCTCAACCAGGTGTTCAACCCGTTGTCGAACTTCGGCGCCACGGGCTATGCGGGACTCGACGGACAACCGTCCTCGCTGACGGACTGCGCTCTCGACGGCGCTACCAACAAGAACGTGTGGAAGCGGGCGAGTCGGGCCCAGGCGACGGTGGCGTTGATGTCGCTGGCAGACATCGACCTCTACAAGGTGCCGGCGGCGTCGCTGCAGACCCGGCCGGGAACGTTCGTCAAGCCGAGCTTCGGTTCGCTGCGTACCGCGACTCGGCTGTTGAAGAAGGACGCGGCGACGAGCACGTGGTCCTTGGACCAGAAGGCGATCCGCTCCAACGAGGTCGGGCGGAACGCGTACCCCGGCACGATGATCGTCTACACCGCGGCGACGACGGAGAAGCTGGACAAGAAGATCGCCGAGGACGTCGCGCAGTTCATGCGGTTCAGCGTGACCGACGGTCAGACCCCGGGCTCGGGGAACGGGAAGCTGCCCGACGGCTACCTGCCGATCTCCGACGAGACCGGTCTCGGCTTCCTCAAGGAACAGGCGATGAAGGCCGCCGACGCGGTGGAGAACCAGACGGCCGAGCCGCCGGAGCCCGAGCCGTCGACGACGCCCACGCCGGAGCCGTCCGTCCCGAACCAGCCTCCGCCCGGCGCCAACAACGCCAACAACCCGAACAGCCCCAACAACCCGGGTGCCGGGCCGCCGGGAGGCGGCAACGGCAACAACAACCCGCCTGGGCCGACGGACAGCCCCACAGGTGGGACACCGACGCCGAATCCCAACCCCACAAGCGGTCCGACGCCGAGCAGCCAGCCCAGCGGCCAGGAGGAAGCCGAGCGCGCGCTCACCAGCGCCGCGACGCGTGGTGACCAGTCGGTGCTGGCGCGGTGGGCCCTGCCGATGTTGCTGCTGGCCGGGTTGGTCGGCGGTGTGCTCGCCCCGCTGGTCTCCGCGGCGAGCCGGCCCGGGCATCCGGTGCGGGTCGCCCTCGACAAGGCGATGACCAGGTTCCGCAAGTGACCGCGACCCAGACCGCCGAGCCGTCGGTCGTTCAGGTGCTGTTGACGCTTGCGGCACTGGCGCTCTGGGTCGTGGGGTACCTGGTCGTCATCGCGCCGGTGCAGCAGGACCGTGCGCAGCAGGTGCTGTACTCGACGTTCCGCGAACAGGTCGCGCTGGCGACGGCGCCCATTGGCGGCATGATCCCGCCCGGAGCTCCCGTCGCCGTGCTCGAGATCCCCGGCGTCGCGCTGCGGGAGGTCGTGGTCGAGGGGACGGCGGCGAGTGATCTGACGAGCGGGCCGGGGCATCGGCGGGACACGCCGTTGCCCGGTCAGGTGGGTGTCTCGATCCTGTACGGGCGAGGCGGGACGTTCGGTGGTCCGTTCGGGCAGGTTCCCGTTCTACGTAAGGGCGATCGGGTCACGGCCGTGACGGGGCAGGGCAGCTTCGAGTACCGCGTCGACGGGGTACGTCGTACCGGCGACCCGTTGCCGCAACCGCTCGCCGACGGCGGGGCACGGCTCACGCTGGTCACCGCCGAGGGCGAGGGACGGTTCGCGGAGATCTCGCGCGACGAGACCGTGTACGTCGACGCGACGTTGCTCGACGAGGCGGTGCCGTCGCCGGGTGGCCGGCCGAACCTCATCCCGCAACCCGAGCGAGCCATGCAGCCCGACCCGTCCGCGCTGGTGCCGTTGGTGTTGTGGCTGCAGGCGCTCGCTATGGCGATGGGTCTGTTCGTGTGGGCGCGGGCGCGTTGGGGCCGGTGGCAGGTGTGGATGGTGGGCGCGCCGGTGATCCTGGCGCTGGCCTGGCGGGCGACCGAGTACGCCGCGCAGCTGTTGCCGAACCTGATGTGAGCTCGCGGCTCGTGAGACGTCGGATCCTCGGGCCGGTTGCCGTCGTGCTGGCGATCGAGGCGCCGCTCGGATTGGCCCTGGCGTTGGCAATGGCCCTGCAGTCGTACGCCGTGGCCGAGGCCCGGTTGGCCCAGTCGCGCCCGGGGTGCCGGCTGAGCTGGGTCACGCTGGCGGGCATCGGCGCGGTGGAGTCCGACCACGGCCAGCACGGCGGCCGTACGCTGCGCGCCGACGGCCGCGACCTCAGCATTCCAACGGGCTGGACCGCCGCGGTGCTGTCGTACAACCAGACGTATGAGTACCTGAACACCGTCCATGCCAGGGCAACGTCCTACGCCACGTCAAGCCGCGGTTGACGGGGCCTAGCGCCTCCACACAGTACTGGGCCCGGTGGTCGTGGTGACCATCGGGCCCAGTGAGGTTCGGTCAGCTACTGCTGGCCTTGCGAAGTGGTTACGGCAGCGGGGTGGTGCGGGGGATGCCGCAGCCGCTGGCGAGGGTCTGGAAGCCGTTGGCCGTGACGATCGCCTTGCCCTTGGTGCTGCAGATGAAGCCGGTCGAGCTGAAGACCGCGGCGTTCTTGGCGGTCGTCACCTGGGTGGCGCGGAGGATGTTGTAGAGCACGCGCGTCCAGCGGGGGTTGGTGAACGTGCGGAGCTGCGACTTCGTCGCGGCCGGCAGCTGGTTGAAGCGGCCGAGCGAGAACGGTCCGATGGCGTTGGGGGAGTTGGCGATGACCGGAGCCGGGTCGTGCTCCTGCGTCACCGTCAGGCAGGGCTGGTTGGGGTTGTACGGCGAGCCCTTGATCGCCGTCAGCTGGTCGATGAAGAACTGACGCGAGCCCGAACCGGTCTGCGGGATCAGCGGCTTGATGACACCAGCCGGGGTACCGGAGACCTGGCTCCAGTTGGTGATCGTGCACTCGTAGATGCCGAGGAGTTGCGCGTTGGTCAGCGTCGCCGGAGCCGTACGGCCCGAGTTCGTGACCAGGACGAGCGTGTCGCGAGCGAACGGAACCATGCGCAGACCGGCAGAAACCTCGGCCGCCGTCAGCGCACGCGACGAACGCGCGAAGTCGATCTGGGGACGGGCCTGCAGCGCCGCGATGCCCTGCGACGAGCCGTTCGGCCGCGGGATCGACAGACCCGGGCGGATCGTGATGTTCGCCGAGCCGGTCGCGTCGAACGACGCGAGGCGGTCGGCCGGGTTGTCGTCGCCACCGCCGACGACACCGTTACGGCCAAGCTCGTTGAAGCCGTCGGTGAAGTTCGGGGCGAGGCCGTCCGCGAGGGCGTTCAGCACGAGCTCGGAGGTGTCCGAGCCCACGCCCACGACATCGCTGGTGTCGGTGGCGAACGCCGGGTGGTAGTTGCCCGGGTCGCCGAGCGCGGTGGAGGCCGCGAGACCCACGCTCAGGACGGCAGCGGCGGTAACCGCGAGGCCGCGCTTGATGATCTTCCGCATGACGATGTGTCCTCCGCAGTAAGGGGTTGGGACCATACGTTGGTTCGAACCGGTTTCCGGCTCGCCCACGGGGGGCATCGCTTACTCTGTCCAGCCCGGCCCGGTCCGACCACAACGGCGAGGCACGCGGTACACGTCACGCAGATGACCAACGGATTCTGGCCGAACGTCGTCGGTAAACAACCGGTAACGCTGTCCGGCCCCGGTGCAGGTGGGCCGCTTGGGGCTTGATGAATGCGCGATGGCCGCGAGTTCCTGCCCGAGGCCTCCGACAGGCACCGCCAGCCCCGATCCGGAGCCGTCCACGACGGCGGGATGTCGTTCGTGTGTCGTACACCCAACGGATCCCCACCGGTCCTGGCCACTCGATTAGCGTCACCGCCGTCAAGCGAAGCGCGTGCGCCGGCGGGGGGTCGAAACGTGCACCGCAACCTTGCCCACCCGAAGCGGTGCCGGTGTCAATGGCGCCTTGCGACCCCGGGTGGTCAGCACTCACAGGAGGGGATCCTTGAGCATGAGACTTCGGACCGCTGTCCTCGCCGGCGCACTTGCTGTCGGCGGCGGCCTGTTCGCCTTCGCCGCACCCGCGAGCGCGGCACCGGTCACGCAGTGCACCGGCGACCTCGGCGCGGTGACGGTCAGCGGCAACCTTTCGGTGCCCGCGGACCAGACCTGCACGCTGAACGGAACGATCGTCAACGGCACGGCGACGATCGGCAAGAACGCGAACCTGCTCGTTCTCGCCGGCACGATCAAGCGGAACGTCACGGTCAACGCGGGCGGCTACTTCGACACGACCGGCTCGACGCTCGGTCAGAACGTGTACCTCATCGACGCCGCTGGCACGCGCCTCGACACCACCAAGGTCGCTGGCTCGGTCCGCTCGTCCGACAACAACAAGGGCTTCGCCGGCTTCATCTTCGGCGACAGCGCTGAGGTTTCCGGCAACGTCGAGCAGTTCGCCACCGGCGAGCTCCTGCTCGAGCGCAGCACGGTCAGCGGCAGCGTCCGTGGCATCGACAACACCTACACCCAGCTGTACCGCACGACCGTGGGCCGCAACCTGGACGCCTTCGGCAACGTGGAGAGCGTGGTCGTCTGCGAGAGCAAGGTCAACGGCGACGGCGCGTTCTTCAACAACACCGGTGTCGTCCAGCTCGGTGTCGGCGAGATCTTCAGCTGCACCGGCCAGAACGAGTGGGGCGACGACGTCTCGGTCTCGAGCAACGACGCGGCGTTGACGGTGACCAACAACCTCATCCACGGCGACCTGTGCGGCTACCGGAACACCCCGGCGCCGACCGGTAGCGAGAACGTGGTCGAGGGCCGCAAGAGCGGTCAGTTCGTGAACCTGCAGCCGACGCCCGTTCCCGCCGGCTGAGCTCGACGCAGTCCGACGATGCCCGCCGGTGTGCTCCGCCGGCGGGCATCGTGCTGTCCACCGGTTCGTCTGGCGTACATCTTCCGGTCGCACCGGAGCTTCGTCGCGTCCCTAGCTTCGAACCCATGTCGATCGAGACCAACCCCGAGCAGCTCGCCCCGGACAGCGGGAAGCACATCGGTGACGTGACCGAGCTTCTGCCCGCGGTACGGGCGACCGCCACCGTCCCCGTGGCGTCCGGCCCGATCAAGGGCTCGACGCTGATCGCCGAGGCGGTGTCGGCGTGGTTCGGTACGCACAAGGTGCTCGAGCAGGTCGACCTGACGATGCCGGCCGGTACGGTGACCGCGCTGATCGGCCCTTCAGGCTGCGGAAAGTCGACGTTCCTGCGGATCCTCAACCGCATGCACGAGCTGATCCCCGCGGCCGCGCTGGCGGGATCGGTACGGCTCGACGGCGACGACATCTACGACGCCGGGCACCGGATCACCGAGACGCGGCGGCGGATCGGGATGGTGTTCCAGAAGCCGAATCCGTTCCCGACGATGACGATCGCGGACAACGTGACGGCGGGCTTGAAGCTCACCGGGCAGCGGGTCTCGCGTTCGGGCCGGGACGGGCTGATCGAGGAGTGCCTGACGAAGGCCGGCCTGTGGCGTGAGGTGAAGGACCGCATGAACGAGCCCGGCGGAGCGCTGTCGGGTGGCCAGCAGCAGCGGCTGTGCATCGCGCGCTCGTTGGCCGTACGGCCGGACGTTCTGCTGATGGACGAGCCGTGCTCGGCGCTCGACCCGACGTCGACGCGGCGCATCGAGGAGACGATCGGCGAGCTGGCGCACGAGGTCACGATCGTGATCGTCACGCACAACATGCAGCAGGCCGCCCGGGTCTCGCAACAGTGCGCGTTCTTCCTTGCCGAGCAGGGAACTCCGGGCTACATCGTGGAGTCGGGGGAGACCGCGACGATCTTCTCCAACCCGCAGGACCCGCGGACGTACGACTACGTCAACGGCCGCTTCGGCTGAGGCTGACCGAGCGCCTCGGCGGGCGCGTGGCCGCTGGTCCCTGGGAGCAGCGTGAGGGCGAGCCCCAGGTCCTGGTCGTTGGCGAGCGGATCGGTGCGGTAGCCGGGTTGGTCGTCGATGCAGGACGGGAACAGGAACGCGCACGAGGCGTTGCCGTCCGGGGTGAAGTCGACGAGGTTCGCGGCGGTGACGTCGCGGATGATCTCCGTCGCCCGCGGCGTGTCCAGCTCGGGTGGCAGGTCGAGCAGCGCGCGCGGGGACAGGATCGACCAGTAGTGCGGGAACGTGTCGCCGTACAAGCGAAGGCGGCCGAACCAGAAGCCGTCCCAGTGCCGGATCGGCACGTTGCGCAGCCGTACGTGCGGTTGCCTGCCGGCGAACGCGAGCAGCCACTCGGTGACGGTCCGCATCGCCTGGACGAGCTCGTCATCGGGTGAGATTCGCCAAGCCCCGCTGAGGATCGACAGCAGCGGCGCGGTCATCGACTGCTCGTAGCTGACCTCGTGCTCCGGCAGGTCCGTGCCCAGGGCGGCGAGCGTGCGGCCGTGGCTGAGCAACGACTGCCGGACGCGGCTCGCCTCGGTCGGCAGTGCGGCTCCGTCGCACAATGCCGCGACGCGGGTGGCCGCCTCGGCGATCGTGATCGCGAGGAACCGTTCGCCGCCGTCGGCGTAGTAGCGGTCGAGGATCGCGACCGCGGTGAGCAGGTCGTCGCGCGACCCGTACGTGGCGAAGAGCTCGGCGAACAACAGCGCGAACCACGGGCTGTTGTAGAGCCGGGCATGTCCGTCCGCGGTGCTGGAGTTGCGGATCCGGTGCTCGCTCGTGATCAGGTGCTCGAGGCAGAACGCCTTGTACGCCTGGAGGTTCTCGTCGACCTCGGCCAGGTCGTCGACCCAGCCGCGCTGCCTCGCCGCGACCAGCAGCAGCGGCATCCCGACGCGTTCGCGCGCGTCGGACCAGTCCGCCCAGCCGAGGTCGTGGGTGAGGCGCAGGCCGCGTTCGACGTCGTACGGAACGAACGCCGCCGCCCGCGAGCCCTGGCGTTCGATCGCACGATGCTTGCCGATGATGGCGGCCACGCGCCGGCGGACGAGCTCGTCGATCGGCGTGTGGTGCAGGACCGCGACCCGCGACCGCCTGCCGTCGCTGTGCGGGACGTCGACGTGCGAGACGCCGTGCTCGTGAGCGACAACGCTGGAGTCGCCCACCGCGATCGGGTCGCCGATCGGCGCGGCGAGCGAGGGGACGGCGATCGTCGCGCGGTGCCCGGCGAGCGCGGCGGGAACGTCGTCGTACCAGCCGAGCTCCCAGCCGACCCGAAGCTCCTCGCCGGGCTCGAGCACCACCGCGGGCTGGCCGCCGAACGCGTGCGGGGCACGTGCTTCGTCGGTCGCGTGCAGCGAGATCACTCCACGCACGTTGGAAGACGTGAACTGGTGGCGGCCGGAGATCGAGTACGCCCAGAGCTCGCCCTCGACCAGGTCGAGCACCAGCGCGGGCGGCGTGCCGTCCATGCGGACGCCGACCAGCCAGGACTCCGCGCCGCCCGTCCAGACCTGGGCGTGCAGGTTCGTGCTCAGGACCGTCCGCGCCGGGCCGTACGCGTCGGCGAGCGGCGTGTTGATCGCGAACGAGCCGATCCGCGCCGGTCGGTCGGCGAGGTTGCGCAGGACGTACCGCTCCCGCCACAGGTCGCCGAACGCGCGGGTCACCTCGACCTGCAGGCCGGGAGCGGGCTCGTACGTGCCCGTGACGTCGCTCGTGATCGACATCGTGTGCGGCGCGGCGAACCGACCGCTGCCCAGGTCTGAGATCACGAAGCCGGTGCCCCACCGCCAGTCCGGCCCGAACCAGGGCGCCGACTGCTCGTCGAGGAGGGCGTTCAGCTCGGGATGGCGCGGATGCCGTACGGCGTGCACCAGCCCGTCGTCGCCGACCTCGACGGTGCCGTCACCGCAGCGGAACTCGTGCGTCACAACGTTGCCCCGATGCCGCGCAGGGCTTCGTCGACGATGCCGTTGACGAACGCGTCGTCGAGCCGGGTGACAGGCAGGACCAACCGGTGGTAGAAGCCGCCGTAGAGCAGGTCGACCGCGATGTCGAGGTCGACGCCTCGGTTGATCTGTCCGTCCTCCTGGGCCTTGCGCAGGCGGCGCTTGCAGGCCTCGATCCGCGGGCGGACGATGCTGGTCAATAACTCCTCGAGGAGCGCCGGCTCGTGCTGGGCGGCGCCGATCAGCGACCGCAGCGAGGGTCCGAGCTCCGGGTCGTTCGCGAGCTCCACGAGGCCGCGGATCTGCACTTTCAGGTCCGCGGCGACGTCGCCGGTGTCGGGGAACTCGCCCTGCAGCTGGACCTGTTCGCCCCACATGTCGAGCATGAGCACGCCCTTGGACGGCCACCACCGGTAGATCGTCTGCTTCCCCACGCCGGCGGCCGCCGCGATCGCCTCGATCGACATGGCCTGGTACCCCAGCTCGGCGCTGAGCTTGCGCGTGGCGCTGAGGATCGCGGTCCGCGACCGCTCACTGCGGCGGGCGGGATCGGGACTTCGCTCGGGCATGGGTCCGACTATAGCAAGACCGCGAGACGGTCCGTTCCGTCTAGGCCCGGGCCTCGAGGAGGTGCAGGCCGGTGACGCTGTCGGCCGGGATGGTGGCGGTCAGCCTCAAGCCGGCTCTGGCGAGGAGCTCCGCGTACTCCGCCTCCGTGCGCTCCCGGCCGTGCAGGAGCAACAGCATGTGCAGGTCCATCCGGATCGCCCCGGGTTGCTCGGCGGCGAGCTCGGGGAGGACGGACTCGACAATCAGCAGGGTGCCGCTGTCGGGCATCGCGGCGCGGCAGGTGCGCAGGATCGCCACGGCGCGGTCGTCGTCCCAGTCGTGCAGGACTCGGGACAGCAGGTACACGTCGGCGCCGGCTGGGACGGAGACGAAGAAGTCGCCCGCGTGGCTGGGCAGTTTGGAGTCCTTGACGACCTCGGGTTGGTCGAACAGCGTTCCCTCGAGGCCTGGCGCGGAGGCGAGAATCGCCTCGAGGAGCGTGCCGCGGCCACCGCCGACGTCGACGAGCGAGCGGAACCTGGTGAAGTCGTACGCCGCGACTACGGCACGCGCTTCGCGGCTCAACCGGGCGGACATCGAGCCCTGGAACGAGGCCATCTCCTCGGGACGCGCCGCCAGGTAGTCGAAGAACGCGCTGCCGTGCACGTGCTCGAACGGCACCCCGCCCGTCTTGGCCGATCGGAGCAGGCCACCGAGTGCCTCGTAGTACAACCGTCCGCGCGCCAACACGTAACCGCGCAGAGATCCTTGGGCGTCCGCGCGCAGCAGCTCGCCCGTCGGCGTCAACGCGAACCGCCCGTCCGGCGACTCCTCGAGTACGCGCTCCGCCGCCAGACCACGCAGGATCCGCCGCAGCACAACGGCATCGGCGTCCACCGCTGCCGCCAACTCCGCCGTGTTCAGGGGCTTGTCCGCCAGCGCGTCAGCGACTCCCAGCTCGGTCGCGACGTACAGCAGTTGCGTGGCGAGGTAGCCATCCGCCAACCAGGCAAGGCGTTCTCCGGCGTTCTCGGTCAAGGCGGTCCTCCCCGTCGTCCGGACTCCGAGTATTCGCCACCGACGCGCGCGACCGCATGGGCAACGACTGCCCACATTAGATCGGCAAGCTGGCCAGGACGCGTCCCCCGCTTGGCGAAGGTCCGGCGGTGCACGTGCCGCCGACCTCGGTCGCCCGCTCGACCATCGCGCTCAGCCCCACGCCGGGTCGCCACGGCGCCTGCGAACGGTGGTCGTCCGCCACCTCGACGTGCAAGGCGCCGTCGGCGACCGTCAGCTCCACTACGGCTTCGGTGGCGGAGGAGTGGCGGGCGACGTTGGTCAGGGCCTCGACCGCGATCCGGTACGCCGCGACCTCCACGGCCGCCGGCAGCTCGGGCATTTCTGCCGGCGCCTTGACCAGGACCGCGAGCGGACTGCCATCGCTGCGGGACGACAGCCGTCCGGCCTGTTGCCGTAGCGCTCCGGCGAGGCCGAGCTCGTCGAGCGACGGCGGGCGGAGTCCGTACACCACGCGCCGGATGTCGTCGATCGCCCCGGTCGTGGTCGCCCGCAACTCGCGGAGCAGCTGCTCGGTGCGTTCGGGCTCGGTGGTCAGCATGTTGCGCGCGGCGTCGAGCTTGTACGCGACGCCGGTCAGCGTTGGGCCGAGCCCGTCGTGCAGGTCGCGGCGCAGCCTTCGCCGTTCCTCCTCGCGGCCGGCGACGATCCGTTCGCGCGAGTCCTGCACCTCGGCGGCGAGGGCGGCGGACCGTACCGCCATCGTGAGCGGAACGGCCATCAACTCCAGCACGTGCGCGTCGGCTGCGGACAGCCGGTCCTCGCCGGTACGCAGGCCGACGACGAGCTCGCCGAGGGTCTCGTCGCCCAGCCGCAGGGGTACGGCGTGCACGCGGTCCGTCTTCACGCCAGACGAGGCGATCGCTTGGCCGTCGGCTGCCAGCTCGGCGTACGGGAGGCGCAGGGCTTCGCGTACGGCGTCCAACGTCAGCGTCTGATCGGCGCCGTCGGTCTCCAGAAGCCGTTGCCCCACACGGGAAATCGCTCGCACCGGGTCGCCGCGGTCGCCGTAGAACAGCCTGTCGACGACGCCTTGCAGCCGGACCCTCACGGGGTTGAAGACGACGGCGATGACGATCGTCGCGAGGATCGACGAACCCAGTCCGATCTGCTGGCGTACCGCGTTGTCCAGCATGGCGACCAGGCCGATGTAGCCGGCGACGACCGCGGCGGTGAGCAGCAGGTACGTGACCGTCCGGGACACCACGAGGCGGATGTCGAACAGCTGGTGCCGCACGATCGCGATCGCCACCGCCGCGGGGATAAGCCCGAACCCGAGCAGCAGCAGGATCGGTCCGTCGCCGGAGACGAAGCGCTGCGCGTTCATCGCGAACGCGAGGATCACCGCGAGCAGGAACCAGAGCAGCTGTCGCCGTACCATCTCGTCGCCGCGGCGGTAGCGGACGATGAGGCTGACGATCACCAGCAGTGCCTGCGGGAGTCCAACGACCGTCGCCACCGACCACAGCCAGGTCAGCGAGTCGTAGAACGGCAGGACCAGGTACGACGTGGCTCCTGGCACGAGCTCGCCCGGCTCGGTCCCCAACCAGGTGACGAACAGCAAGCCGGCAAGGACGAACGCGTACACGACCCATCGCCAGCGCGGCGAAGGTGGCTTGCCATCGGGAAACAGCAACAGCGCAAGGGGAAACGCGAGACCGATCCCCATTGGCCAGGCGAGCGCGAAGATCGTCGCCAGCAGCTTGAGGGCGACCTCCGGCCAGCCGGCCTCGACGCCGTACGCGCCCCACGGCGCCATCCAGGCCGAGGTCAGGTGCCCGATCGCTCCGGCCAGGAACAGCCATCCGATCGGATTCTTGGGCCGGAAGTAGGCGATCACGAACCCGCAGCTGCCGAACGTCAGGCCGAACGCGGTGTTCGTCAACGTGTACGACTCGACGACTGCCTGCGCGTCGGATCCCGCGACCCACACGCCGGTCGTGACCGCGGCCAGTTCGAGGACCAGGACGGCCGCGAGCAGCCACGCCACCCGTCGTGCGCTCATGCGGTGCCGCCCAGGCCTTCCTTGCGGGCACGGGCGATCGCCTCGGCCCTTCCCGCGACCTGGAGCTTGGCGAAGATGTTCGAGATGTGGTTGGCGACGGTCTTGCCCGCGAGCGCGAGCCTGCTGGCGATCGCGGTGTTGGACAGGCCGGCGGCGATGAGGTCGAGCACCTCACGTTCGCGCCCGGTGAGCTCGGGGAACGGCTCGTCGACGCGCGGCGGCGCGGCGAAGTAGCCGAGCACTCTGGTCGCGACACCGGGGCCGAAGATCGCCTGGCCGTTGGCGACCGCCCTGATCGCGTTGGCGATCTCGTCCTGCCCGGCGCCCTTCAACAGGTAGCCGCGGGCGCCGGCGCGCATCGCCGCGAACACCGAGTCATCGTCGTCGTACATCGTGAGCACGAGAACGGCCACGCCCGGGACCGCCTTGAGGACCTGGCGGGTCGCCTCGATCCCGTCCAGGTCGGGCATCTGCAGGTCCATCACCACGACCTCGGGCTTGTGCAGCACGGTCTCGCGGATCGCCTCGCGGCCGGTGGCAGCCTCGCCGACGAGCTCGACGCCGGGGAGCGAGCCGAGCAACGTTCGCAGCCCGTCCCGGACGATCGGGTGGTCGTCGGCCAGCACCACGCGCACGGTCTCGTTCACCCCTCCATCATCTTCCGCCGGCTTCCCGGTTGGGTCGGGAACACGCTCCTAGGCGGCCGGGAGATCCTCCTCCGGCTCGGCGGTCGCACGCCCGGGTGGGCGGGGGTGCGGCGGACGCATCGTTGCTGTCAGTCAGGGCTGGCTTGGCGATGAGGGAGGAACTGGTGATGAGGACTACTGG is part of the Tenggerimyces flavus genome and encodes:
- a CDS encoding sortase gives rise to the protein MTATQTAEPSVVQVLLTLAALALWVVGYLVVIAPVQQDRAQQVLYSTFREQVALATAPIGGMIPPGAPVAVLEIPGVALREVVVEGTAASDLTSGPGHRRDTPLPGQVGVSILYGRGGTFGGPFGQVPVLRKGDRVTAVTGQGSFEYRVDGVRRTGDPLPQPLADGGARLTLVTAEGEGRFAEISRDETVYVDATLLDEAVPSPGGRPNLIPQPERAMQPDPSALVPLVLWLQALAMAMGLFVWARARWGRWQVWMVGAPVILALAWRATEYAAQLLPNLM
- a CDS encoding PstS family phosphate ABC transporter substrate-binding protein; translated protein: MRKIIKRGLAVTAAAVLSVGLAASTALGDPGNYHPAFATDTSDVVGVGSDTSELVLNALADGLAPNFTDGFNELGRNGVVGGGDDNPADRLASFDATGSANITIRPGLSIPRPNGSSQGIAALQARPQIDFARSSRALTAAEVSAGLRMVPFARDTLVLVTNSGRTAPATLTNAQLLGIYECTITNWSQVSGTPAGVIKPLIPQTGSGSRQFFIDQLTAIKGSPYNPNQPCLTVTQEHDPAPVIANSPNAIGPFSLGRFNQLPAATKSQLRTFTNPRWTRVLYNILRATQVTTAKNAAVFSSTGFICSTKGKAIVTANGFQTLASGCGIPRTTPLP
- a CDS encoding phosphate ABC transporter ATP-binding protein, yielding MSIETNPEQLAPDSGKHIGDVTELLPAVRATATVPVASGPIKGSTLIAEAVSAWFGTHKVLEQVDLTMPAGTVTALIGPSGCGKSTFLRILNRMHELIPAAALAGSVRLDGDDIYDAGHRITETRRRIGMVFQKPNPFPTMTIADNVTAGLKLTGQRVSRSGRDGLIEECLTKAGLWREVKDRMNEPGGALSGGQQQRLCIARSLAVRPDVLLMDEPCSALDPTSTRRIEETIGELAHEVTIVIVTHNMQQAARVSQQCAFFLAEQGTPGYIVESGETATIFSNPQDPRTYDYVNGRFG
- a CDS encoding TetR/AcrR family transcriptional regulator, with product MPERSPDPARRSERSRTAILSATRKLSAELGYQAMSIEAIAAAAGVGKQTIYRWWPSKGVLMLDMWGEQVQLQGEFPDTGDVAADLKVQIRGLVELANDPELGPSLRSLIGAAQHEPALLEELLTSIVRPRIEACKRRLRKAQEDGQINRGVDLDIAVDLLYGGFYHRLVLPVTRLDDAFVNGIVDEALRGIGATL
- a CDS encoding methyltransferase; protein product: MTENAGERLAWLADGYLATQLLYVATELGVADALADKPLNTAELAAAVDADAVVLRRILRGLAAERVLEESPDGRFALTPTGELLRADAQGSLRGYVLARGRLYYEALGGLLRSAKTGGVPFEHVHGSAFFDYLAARPEEMASFQGSMSARLSREARAVVAAYDFTRFRSLVDVGGGRGTLLEAILASAPGLEGTLFDQPEVVKDSKLPSHAGDFFVSVPAGADVYLLSRVLHDWDDDRAVAILRTCRAAMPDSGTLLIVESVLPELAAEQPGAIRMDLHMLLLLHGRERTEAEYAELLARAGLRLTATIPADSVTGLHLLEARA
- a CDS encoding sensor histidine kinase, which gives rise to MSARRVAWLLAAVLVLELAAVTTGVWVAGSDAQAVVESYTLTNTAFGLTFGSCGFVIAYFRPKNPIGWLFLAGAIGHLTSAWMAPWGAYGVEAGWPEVALKLLATIFALAWPMGIGLAFPLALLLFPDGKPPSPRWRWVVYAFVLAGLLFVTWLGTEPGELVPGATSYLVLPFYDSLTWLWSVATVVGLPQALLVIVSLIVRYRRGDEMVRRQLLWFLLAVILAFAMNAQRFVSGDGPILLLLGFGLIPAAVAIAIVRHQLFDIRLVVSRTVTYLLLTAAVVAGYIGLVAMLDNAVRQQIGLGSSILATIVIAVVFNPVRVRLQGVVDRLFYGDRGDPVRAISRVGQRLLETDGADQTLTLDAVREALRLPYAELAADGQAIASSGVKTDRVHAVPLRLGDETLGELVVGLRTGEDRLSAADAHVLELMAVPLTMAVRSAALAAEVQDSRERIVAGREEERRRLRRDLHDGLGPTLTGVAYKLDAARNMLTTEPERTEQLLRELRATTTGAIDDIRRVVYGLRPPSLDELGLAGALRQQAGRLSSRSDGSPLAVLVKAPAEMPELPAAVEVAAYRIAVEALTNVARHSSATEAVVELTVADGALHVEVADDHRSQAPWRPGVGLSAMVERATEVGGTCTAGPSPSGGRVLASLPI
- a CDS encoding response regulator transcription factor, with protein sequence MNETVRVVLADDHPIVRDGLRTLLGSLPGVELVGEAATGREAIRETVLHKPEVVVMDLQMPDLDGIEATRQVLKAVPGVAVLVLTMYDDDDSVFAAMRAGARGYLLKGAGQDEIANAIRAVANGQAIFGPGVATRVLGYFAAPPRVDEPFPELTGREREVLDLIAAGLSNTAIASRLALAGKTVANHISNIFAKLQVAGRAEAIARARKEGLGGTA